A single region of the Paraburkholderia megapolitana genome encodes:
- a CDS encoding alpha/beta fold hydrolase, translated as MTVVMLGLIAAAAICIFVAVGLMVFSAYVARRVEQAVPPRGKFVDIGADRIHYVDRGNGPPLVFIHGLSGQLHNFAYLPLRDLEQTHRVIVLDRPGSGYSVRGAGSSAGITAQAQTIARFIEVLGLYKPTIVGHSLGGAIALALGLNHPRSVGRLALIAPLTHMIEPPRVFTQLVIPSSWVRGIVSVTLAVPLGIRNGPAALKAVFAPEAAPKDFAMKGGGLLGLRPRGFRAASSDLVAVNDDLPAQERRYPTLRVPVDVLYGRGDEILDWRHHGEALTRKVDHATLHLVDGGHMLPITQPEMTMEWLRTLVTVPTTTQASHATTTNA; from the coding sequence ATGACGGTCGTGATGCTGGGCTTGATCGCCGCGGCTGCGATCTGCATTTTTGTAGCCGTCGGGCTCATGGTGTTTTCAGCCTACGTCGCACGTCGCGTCGAACAGGCGGTTCCTCCACGGGGCAAATTCGTGGATATTGGTGCCGACCGGATTCACTATGTCGACCGCGGCAACGGCCCACCGCTCGTATTCATTCACGGCTTGAGCGGACAGCTGCACAACTTCGCGTATCTGCCGCTACGGGACCTTGAACAGACACATCGCGTGATCGTGCTGGACCGACCCGGCTCCGGCTACTCCGTTCGCGGTGCGGGTTCGTCGGCGGGGATTACCGCGCAGGCGCAGACCATCGCGCGGTTTATCGAAGTGCTTGGACTCTACAAGCCGACGATCGTCGGTCATTCGCTGGGCGGTGCGATTGCACTCGCGCTCGGGTTGAACCATCCGCGCAGTGTCGGCCGTCTCGCGCTGATCGCACCGCTCACGCATATGATCGAGCCGCCTCGGGTATTTACTCAACTGGTGATCCCGTCGTCGTGGGTGCGCGGCATCGTGTCGGTCACGCTTGCCGTGCCGCTCGGTATCCGCAACGGTCCCGCGGCGTTGAAGGCCGTGTTCGCTCCCGAGGCGGCGCCGAAAGACTTCGCGATGAAAGGCGGCGGCCTGCTGGGTTTGCGCCCGCGCGGTTTCCGTGCGGCATCGTCGGACCTCGTGGCGGTGAACGACGACCTGCCCGCGCAGGAACGTCGTTACCCGACGCTGCGCGTGCCGGTCGATGTGCTGTATGGCCGCGGCGATGAGATTCTCGACTGGCGTCATCACGGCGAAGCGCTAACGCGCAAGGTGGACCACGCGACGCTGCATCTGGTGGATGGTGGTCACATGCTACCGATCACGCAGCCTGAAATGACGATGGAATGGCTACGCACGCTGGTGACCGTGCCGACGACGACACAGGCGTCTCACGCGACTACCACTAACGCGTAA
- a CDS encoding flavin-containing monooxygenase: MTPATLERTASSHDQRQRAARTTSSETDYDVLIVGAGLSGVAAAHYLQTQCPSARFTILESRKTMGGTWDLFRYPGVRSDSDMFTLGYSFRPWAGDKAITEGGLILDYIKDTAHALGIDSSIRFGHRVVGADWNSSEARWTVRVQRSDATGTAPADEIRYTCSFLYMCSGYYDYEEGHAPRWADMEKFAGRIVHPQHWPDDLAYAGKRVVVIGSGATAVTLVPAMAPEAAHVTMLQRSPTYILSLPARDAIADKLRSWLPAKLAHRLVRTKNVLLTTYLYHRSRRKPEETKRLLIKAAARQLGPDFDVATHMTPKYNPWDQRLCLVPNGDLFKTVRSGSASIVTDEIERFTETGLQLRSGKRLDADIVVSATGLKVKMLGGATVSIDGRPVSLSDTVSYKGMMYSGIPNLASSFGYTNASWTLKAELIAQYVCRLINHMKSHGYDSCVPRLPDDEAGALPAVDLTSGYIQRAANILPRQGLHKPWNNPQNYLRDLALLKFGTLSDGAMQFERREQSATVLEQTAQVQS; this comes from the coding sequence GCAGCGCGCACGACCAGCAGCGAAACCGACTACGACGTACTGATCGTCGGTGCGGGATTGTCGGGCGTCGCGGCTGCCCATTACCTGCAGACCCAATGCCCGTCGGCCCGCTTCACGATCCTCGAAAGCCGCAAAACGATGGGCGGCACATGGGACCTGTTTCGCTACCCCGGCGTGCGCTCCGACTCGGACATGTTCACGCTCGGTTATAGCTTCCGTCCGTGGGCCGGCGACAAGGCGATTACCGAGGGCGGACTGATCCTCGATTACATCAAGGACACCGCGCACGCGCTTGGTATCGATTCGTCGATCCGCTTCGGCCACCGGGTGGTCGGCGCCGACTGGAACTCGTCGGAGGCGCGCTGGACTGTGCGCGTGCAGCGCAGCGATGCAACCGGCACAGCGCCCGCCGACGAAATCCGCTACACCTGCTCGTTTCTCTATATGTGCAGCGGCTACTACGACTACGAAGAAGGACATGCGCCGCGCTGGGCCGATATGGAGAAGTTCGCGGGCCGCATCGTGCACCCGCAGCACTGGCCTGACGATCTCGCGTATGCGGGCAAGCGCGTGGTCGTGATCGGCAGCGGAGCGACGGCGGTCACACTGGTACCGGCGATGGCCCCCGAAGCCGCGCACGTGACCATGCTGCAACGCTCGCCGACTTATATCCTCTCGCTGCCCGCACGCGACGCGATCGCGGACAAGCTGCGCAGCTGGTTGCCGGCGAAACTCGCGCATCGCCTGGTGCGCACCAAGAACGTGTTGCTGACGACCTATCTGTACCACCGCTCGCGACGCAAGCCTGAAGAAACCAAGCGGCTATTGATCAAGGCCGCTGCGCGGCAACTCGGTCCCGACTTCGATGTCGCCACGCATATGACGCCGAAGTACAACCCATGGGACCAGCGTCTGTGTCTCGTGCCGAACGGCGATCTGTTCAAGACGGTGCGCTCGGGATCGGCATCGATCGTGACCGACGAGATCGAACGCTTCACCGAAACCGGTCTGCAACTGCGCAGCGGCAAGCGTCTCGACGCCGACATCGTCGTCAGCGCGACCGGGCTGAAGGTCAAGATGCTGGGCGGCGCGACGGTCTCCATCGACGGACGCCCGGTGTCGCTCAGCGATACCGTTTCCTACAAGGGCATGATGTACAGCGGCATACCGAATCTCGCGTCGTCGTTCGGCTACACGAACGCATCGTGGACGCTGAAGGCGGAGCTGATCGCGCAGTACGTGTGCCGGCTCATCAATCATATGAAGTCGCACGGTTACGATAGCTGCGTGCCGCGGCTGCCCGACGACGAAGCCGGCGCGTTGCCGGCCGTCGATCTGACGTCGGGCTATATCCAGCGTGCGGCGAACATTCTGCCGCGGCAAGGGCTGCACAAGCCATGGAATAACCCTCAGAACTATCTGCGCGATCTCGCATTGCTGAAGTTTGGAACCCTGAGCGACGGCGCGATGCAGTTTGAGCGACGCGAGCAGTCGGCAACCGTGCTGGAGCAGACTGCGCAGGTGCAATCATGA
- a CDS encoding heavy metal translocating P-type ATPase: MNVQSESVESALGDAATLDAGDNVDNHADDNQPSIALSAAERRAVTRQIALALLAGGLLVLSLAWRYLVPDGAQLAEILAGLASLLVAGPVFAGAWHSLKSPSLHGVTDRLIALAMLAAWAIGDMTTAALLPIVMTFGHALEERSVLGSQEAIRALGRLTSGKVRRVRADGSIEEVAYEAIRAGDLVEVAAGARIPADGVVQRGRSSVDNGPITGESLPLDVDEGIAVFGGAMNLDGPLRIEVTHAGAQSTLGKIIELLQRAEQVKPPITQVLERYMGAYLALVLLIAAIVWFTSADSSAMLAVIVAACPCALVLAAPSTAIAGIAVGARHGVLFRNAAFLDRIAEIDSLVIDKTGTLTHGELHVSKVFAQPGVDTAQAVGLAARLGAGSAHPVSRALARYAAAAGHDVTPYERTRELRGLGVVAETPEGLAALGRADLLAEHVNPLQPPPDEIDGPCVGLALNGKLLAWFGFADALRAEAADALASLRELGLERQTLLTGDRDAVAHKLAAQVGIDIVVSQALPHDKLDYVMHELEAGHHPLVVGDGLNDVLAIKAGATSIAMGERGIDIAVASADIVLLGDDLRRIPMCIRLGRRCRSTATINAAIGLIWTVEIIALAAFGVLGAVWVAILHNVGTFIVIANAGRLLRIDEDAPVRDRGKTM, encoded by the coding sequence ATGAACGTGCAGAGCGAGTCCGTTGAAAGCGCGCTGGGCGATGCCGCCACGCTGGACGCAGGCGACAACGTGGACAACCACGCGGACGACAACCAACCTTCGATCGCACTGTCCGCGGCCGAACGGCGCGCAGTGACGCGACAGATCGCACTGGCGCTGCTCGCCGGTGGGCTGCTGGTGCTGTCGCTGGCGTGGCGCTATCTCGTGCCGGACGGTGCGCAACTCGCTGAGATTCTTGCAGGACTCGCATCGCTGCTGGTCGCCGGGCCGGTGTTCGCGGGTGCATGGCACAGCCTGAAATCGCCCAGTCTGCACGGCGTCACCGACCGCCTGATTGCGCTCGCGATGCTCGCCGCGTGGGCGATCGGCGACATGACGACCGCGGCGTTGCTACCGATCGTGATGACCTTCGGCCATGCGCTCGAAGAACGCAGCGTACTCGGCTCGCAGGAAGCGATTCGCGCGCTCGGCCGGTTGACATCGGGCAAGGTGCGACGCGTGCGTGCCGACGGCTCGATCGAGGAAGTGGCCTACGAAGCGATCCGCGCGGGCGATCTGGTCGAGGTCGCAGCCGGTGCGCGGATTCCCGCCGACGGCGTCGTGCAGCGCGGCCGGTCCAGTGTCGACAACGGACCGATTACCGGCGAGTCGTTGCCGCTCGACGTCGATGAAGGGATTGCGGTGTTCGGCGGTGCGATGAATCTGGACGGCCCGCTGCGCATCGAGGTCACCCATGCCGGCGCCCAATCGACGCTCGGCAAGATCATCGAACTGCTGCAGCGAGCCGAGCAGGTCAAGCCACCGATTACGCAGGTGCTCGAGCGCTACATGGGTGCTTATCTCGCGCTCGTGCTGCTGATTGCGGCGATTGTCTGGTTCACGTCGGCCGATTCGTCAGCGATGCTGGCTGTGATCGTTGCCGCGTGTCCGTGCGCGCTCGTGCTCGCCGCGCCGTCTACGGCGATCGCGGGGATTGCGGTCGGTGCGCGGCACGGCGTGTTGTTCAGGAACGCGGCGTTTCTCGACAGGATCGCCGAAATCGATTCGCTGGTGATCGACAAGACGGGCACGCTGACGCATGGCGAACTGCATGTGTCGAAAGTGTTCGCGCAGCCCGGCGTCGATACCGCGCAAGCGGTCGGGCTGGCCGCGCGGCTGGGGGCGGGCAGCGCGCATCCGGTGAGCCGCGCGCTCGCGCGCTACGCGGCAGCGGCCGGGCACGATGTAACGCCCTACGAGCGGACCCGCGAGTTGCGTGGACTCGGTGTGGTCGCTGAGACACCCGAAGGTCTAGCGGCGCTCGGACGCGCGGATCTGCTTGCGGAGCACGTCAACCCGTTGCAACCGCCGCCGGACGAGATCGACGGACCTTGTGTCGGACTCGCGTTGAACGGGAAACTGCTCGCGTGGTTCGGTTTCGCCGATGCGTTGCGCGCGGAAGCCGCCGATGCGCTCGCGAGCCTGCGCGAACTCGGTCTCGAACGACAAACCTTGCTGACCGGCGATCGCGATGCGGTGGCACACAAACTCGCCGCGCAGGTCGGGATCGATATCGTCGTCTCGCAGGCGCTGCCGCACGACAAACTCGACTACGTGATGCACGAACTCGAAGCCGGGCACCATCCGCTGGTGGTCGGCGACGGGCTGAACGACGTGCTCGCGATCAAGGCCGGCGCGACGAGCATCGCGATGGGCGAGCGGGGGATCGATATTGCGGTGGCGTCGGCCGATATCGTGCTGCTTGGCGACGATCTAAGGCGTATTCCGATGTGCATCCGTCTTGGCCGTCGCTGCCGCAGTACAGCGACGATCAATGCGGCGATCGGCCTGATCTGGACCGTCGAGATCATCGCGCTCGCCGCGTTCGGTGTGCTCGGTGCGGTGTGGGTGGCGATCCTGCATAACGTCGGGACGTTTATCGTGATCGCCAATGCGGGGCGGTTGCTGCGTATCGATGAGGATGCGCCGGTGCGCGATCGTGGCAAGACGATGTGA